Part of the Campylobacter sp. genome, GCTAAGTAGCGGCGAAATCCTGCTAAGTAGCTTAAATTTCGACGAGATCGAGCGGTGTCAAAGAGATAATGAGTGGGGCAGGGCGGGCGAAATTTTAGCTCGTCACGCGCGGGTTTTGCAAGGTGGCGGCGCGGATTATATTTTTCTTTGCACCAATACGATGCATAAGTGCTACGAGGCGATAAAAGCCGCTATATCCGTGCCTTTCGTGCATATCGCGGACGCCACGTTAAGTGAGCTGCGAAAACGTGGCGTGCAAAAAGTAGGGCTGCTCGGTACGATCTACACGATGACGCAGGATTTTTACAAACAGCGCCTAATAGAGGGCGGCGTAGAGGTGCTCGTGCCGAACGTGGACGAAATGGAAGCGGTAAACGAAGTAATTTTTGATGAGCTTTGCTTTGGTAAAATCTTACCGCACTCCAAAGAGAAATTTTTGCAGATCATTGAAGGGCTTAGAGCTCGCGGCGCGCAGGGCGTGATACTGGGCTGCACGGAGATCGGGCTGCTCGTATCTCAAGCAGATACCGCCGCGCAGCTATTCGATACTACGCAGATCCACATCGATGCGGCAGTAAGTCTAGCTTTAAGCGAGTAAATATCAAATATGAGCCGGTAAAATTCCAGCTTATAATTTCAAATTTTTATATATATTATCAGTTAAATTTAATCTTTCTCTGTTATAATAACGACTATCAATCATATAAGGGGATGAAATGAACGTTTTAGTTATAGGAGCAGATGAGATTACGCCCATTAAGGCGGTTTTAAAAGACCTTGGCGCGAGCAATATCGAGCACTGGGATGCACGAAATGAAAATCGCGTAAATCGTAAGCCGATCCCGCAAGATACCGAGTGTGTCGTGATGCTTACGAGCTTTTTAAACCACAACACGATGAAAAAAATCAAAGGCGAAGTAAAAAAGCGCAAAATCCCGCTTGTATGCGCTAAAAGAAGCGTTAGCTGCGTATTTTGCGAATACTGTAAGGTTTTCAATTTAAATCAAGAATTTGGTTGCAGACCTTGTGAAGATGATTAAAATTCCAAGGAATTTAAATAATGCCGGCAAGTCCAGGCAAGCGGTTAAAAAATCGCGCACTACGCCACAATTAAATGCTTATGACGATGAAACAGGCGAGCTAAATTCCAAGGATTTTTTAAATTATAGCAAATTTAACGCTACTTGCCTTGCGCATGTCGAAAGTAAAAAATTTAGCGGCAAATCTAAAAAGTTTTCAAGCGGCAAATCGGACGCACTTAATCATAATGCCTCTAAGCCGCATGCTGCAAAGAGCGCGCAAAAAGACGGCGCGAATAGGAATTTAACGGCAAGGGCTTTTTACGACACTGGCTCAGCGCAAAAGAATTTTTTCTGCGCTAAGCGTTCGGACGAGAAATCAGCTTTATTACAAGATACTACCGCGTCAAAACGAGATATCGCGGCGCGCGAAAAACGCCAAAAAACGGATCTGCGGCGCGATAATGAGCTTATTGATGATGAAATTTTAAATGCCGAAGCTTTTAATAAAAAATTCTTTAGCGGCGAAATTTTTGGCTTTGATGCGAACGGGAGCGAGATTGCGCCAGAGGCGCTGCGGGATTATAATGCGGCTTCGCGAGCGCGAGCGATGCTAGCTCTATATAATTTTAACGTTAATGCGGATTATAGAATTCCGCCCACAAATTTAAAGGGCGCTTCGCAGTTTCGTACCGCATTTTTAAATTTTATCGCTTCCGAGCTTAGGCGCGGGGCTCGTAAAATTTACCGCTTCAAGCCCGCCGTGAAATTTTGCGTGGCGGATAACGCGATAATCTTTTCTTATCTGCGCGGCATGCCACTGCCCGTATTTGTCGCCAAGCCCGCTTATAAGCTAACTCGCGCGATCGTGAGTCTGCGTAGCGGATTGCTGCTAAATGGAGACGATGCGTTTCGCAACTTCGTATTTTGCAAAATCACGCTTCGCAATGCAGGCGCACAGCTGCAGCTTGTGGGCAAATCAGGCGAGCTCATCGTAGTTCGCAAGAGCGGTTTTAGCCTAGGCGTGGTTACGAGCTTTAAAAAAATTTTACCTCAAAATCCAGCCATTTATGATAATGATATAAAAAAAGCGCTAGAGCTTTGTCGCGGAGCAAACCTCGATGCCGTGTATCTTGTATATCCAAAAAATGAAAATTTTAACCGCCACGTCGAGATAAAAAGCGAATGCTTTAAGGGAAATTTCATTATGAAATTAGTACCATACAAGCTTACCGACAAAATTTATTAAAAGGATACCAAATGGTTGGAATTATTTTTGGAAGCTCGATGGGCAATACTGAGGACGCCGCGAAGCTGATCTCAGAAAAGCTAGGCATAGAAAACGAGCTAAAAAACGTTGCGGACATCGCGCCTGCAGATCTAAATAAATACACTGCGCTCATCATCGGCAGCTCTACATGGAACGACGGAGAGTTGCAGGACGACTGGGCGGGCTTTGATTTCTCAGCCCTTGATGTCGCGGGCAAGACCGTCGCGATTTTTGGTATGGGCGATAGCTCGAGCTACAGCGATGCGTATTGCAACGCAATGCGCGAGCTATACGACAACTTCAAAAAAGCGGGTGCAAATATCGTAGGTGCAGTGCCTACCGACGGATATGAATTTGACGAGAGCAAGGCCGTAGTGGACGGCAAATTCGTAGGTCTCGCGCTAGACAATGACAATCAAAGCGATCTCACCGAGAGCCGCATCGAGGCGTGGGTAGCGCAGATCGCTCCATCTTTTAAATAGTCCTCCTTTAAATTTGCCGTGGAGCGTGCGCTTCGCGGCAAATTAGAATTATCATTAAAGCTCTAGCTAAATTACAAAGCTATAAAATTTTAAAACTTCTTTCTGCTTGTAATTTTTTGCATCACACTGGCAAATAAAATTTAGCCTATTTTATCACATAAAATTTTGTTGCCGATAAATTTAGTGAGATTTTAAAATATTCCGCTAATGCTTAACAATTAATCTCAAAATTTACCTCAAATTTAATTAAATTTTAAGCGGGGGGCTAGTATTCCTTACTTTAATCTTAAGGAGTAAGTATGAAGCTCAGATATATGATGGGTGCCGTAGCGGCGGCTTTGGTGTTAGCAGGATGCGGTGAGGACGAGATAGAACTCGTCAAAAACTATACTTTGCCCGATTTTAAATCTATGAGTATAGGCACGGCGATCGAGGGGTCGAAAAGATGTAAAAATATCACGTGGTCGAAGGCTGATCGCGGTGGGTTAAAATCCGTCACGATGGTGTGCGACATAGATGTGGAGGCAATAAATGCCGAACGCGAGAAAGCGACTAAAAAACGTCTTGAGGAATATAGTAAAGATGCTATAAATAGCAATATGGATAGTACTATGGAGTTTTATAGGGGTAAAGCTTATGATAGGAATAGCTTGCTTCAGCTAGCTAACAAGCTTTGCAAACTAAACGACACGAAATTCCAAGAGACTATAAAAGCAAAAGGTAAGATAGAATACAAAGATCAGAAGGAATTGATCGATTGCGATAAGTCGCTAGAGGATGAAATTCTAAAAGACCAAGACCCCAAAAAAGATAAGACATATCTATCGGGCGTATTAGATTTCTTGAAAAGCGCGGTGTATTATTCGCAATTGACGCCCGAGCAATTAAAAGCTAGTTATGGCGCATCTAATAAAAAAGCGCCGTCTAGCGCAACAATAGAGCTTAATTTCGTCGCCAATAACGATAAAAGCGTAGATTTGGCGCCGGGATTTAAGATAATGTCCGATGGCAAAGAGGAGCCTGCCGGCAAAAATGATACATCTAAAGACGCACTAGCAGTATTTTATGCAAGATAATATGCTGCGGAATTCTTGAGTAGCGGAGCGGGATTTAAAAATTCGCTCCGTTACGAAATTTAAAGAATTTCATTCTCGGTAAAATTTCATAGAATTTCGATAGAATTTTGTGGAATTTCGTCTGTGGTTTCGACGTAAAATTTTAATGCGGAATTTCATGGCTGAGTCGATATATCGCGCTTGTTTGCCACGATTAAAATTCCTTTTTATGTCGCGGCGTGGAATTTTAAGCACGGGATTTCATATTTTACTAAGACGCCTTATGCGCGTAATTTTACAAACTAAATTAATAGAAATTTAGCAGTTAGATTTTTCTCGACTTTGAATTTTGCAGCCTGAAATTTAATGCCTTAGACCCCCCCAGCTTCACAAATCCACATCGCGAAATTTTGCCGTCACGCTCTTGTTTTATAGCCAATAACGACGAGTAGCGTCAGTAGCCCCGTCATCTTGCACTCGCAGCGTATTTTTATCGCACGGGCTTTTCAATTCCTAGAGTTTTAAATTTCATACCATACAATTTCAATCAATTAAAATTTTGCACCGCAAAATTTCGCCACGCTACGATACAACCAAAATTCTACCACTCTGCGATATAGCCGGAATTTCGTGGTTTTAAAGCCTCGCACTAACCAAATCCTTTTACTTAGATTTTGCCCTAAAGCCCGAGCTCTATCGCCAGATCCTTTACCGCTTTGAGATTTACCTTGCCGCTGCCTAGCACCGGGATTTGCTCGACCTTTTTTACGACGCTTGGCTGCATTATCGGCGCCAGCGCGGAGTCCTTCAGGCGGCGCGAAATTTCATCCTCGCTCACCTCGCCCACGTAAAGCAGAGCGATCTTTTCGCCCTTTTTCTCGTCTTTTAGGTTCACGCACGAATAGATCGCGCTTTCGCCTAAAATTTCGCCCACGGCGCTCTCTACCGCGCCCAGGCTGATCATCTCGCCACCGATTTTGGCAAAGCGCGAAAGGCGGTCGGTGATAAACAAAAACCCATCGTCGTCGATATAGCCGATGTCGCCGCTCTTGTAGTAGCGCACGCCGTTTATTTGCGCGATCGCCTCCGCGGTTTTTGCCGGCTCATCGTAGTACTCCTTCATAACCTGATGTCCGCCGATTAAGATAAGCCCCTCCTGCCCGTTTGGCAGCGGCTGTAGCGAGGTGGGATCGGTGATCTTTATGACCGTGCCCGCAAGCGGCAAGCCGACGCTCTTTTCGCGGTTGAAGTGAAGCTCTTTGAAAAAATCGGGCTCGAGGACGTTCGGCGTATTTACGCTCACCACCGGTGCAGTCTCGGTCGTGCCGTAGCCCTCGTAAATTTCGATGCCGAATTTTATCTTAAATTCCTTGCGGACGTTTTCGTTTAGCTTCTCCGCGCCCGCAATCGCCAGGCGAATGCTTGCTAGCATAAGCGGATTGAGCCTTTTATTTTTGGTGTAGAGCCTAAAAAACGTCGACGTGCCGAACATTATCGTAGCGCCGTATTTTGCGCTCATCTTGCCGACGCTAAAGGCGTCCGTAGGATCGGGCACGTGGATGCTTAAGATTCCGTCGTTTAGCGGAAAGAGCGTCGTTACGGTAAGTCCGAAGCAGTGAAAGATCGGTAGCGACGCTAAAATCGCATCGTGCTCGTTGGCGTTTATGAGCTCTGAAATTTGACGGACATTCGCCATTATATTTTTATGCGTCAGAACCACGCCTTTGGGCTTTCCCTCGCTGCCGCTGCTAAATAAAATGGTTGCTACGTCATCTATCGCGTGCGGCTTAAAATACAGCGCGCGAAATAAAATTTTAGGCATTAGCAGCGATTTTAGCGCGCAGGCTATGCGCTCGTTTTTAGAAACGCCCTCGCTTAGATCCTCAAGGTATACGAGCCGATCGCCGATCGAACTATCCAGCTCAAAGCCCTTTGATTTGAGCTTTTCTACGAATTTGCGCGAGCTGATGATCGTGCGGATGTTTGCTTTATCCGCGCAGTAGATTAAATTTTCCTCGCTTAGCGTGTAGTTTAAATTTACGCTCGTTTTGCCCATCGCAAAAAGCGTTAAATTTACGGCGCTTGCGATGACCGAGCTAGGCAAAATGATACCGACGTTTTCCTCGCTGCTTATGCGACTCTTTAGCCTTTTGCGAAGTATCAAAACGGCGCTCATCATCGCTAAATTTGTGAAGCTCACTCCAGTGCTATCGACCGCCACGCGCTTAAAAGGCGATCTTTTGGCTTGATTTAGCCAGTTGTAGGCAAGCGGCTTTAGGCTTGCGAGGTATTTGCCCCAGCTGAAAAACGACAGCTCCGTTACTGCGCGCTTTACCTCGTGCGCTTTGGAATTTGCCTCAATTGGCGCGCCGAAGCTTACGCGAAGTGCGTTTTTGCCGCTTTGCGAGATCGTTCTTTTATAATGCTCGCTGGCGCGCGAAAATGTCGACCCCCAAAGCCCTCTGATATAAAAAGGCACGATTACGGAGTTCGTATCGTGCGCGGCGAGCTCAAATCCGCCCTGAAACTCGTCTATGCGGCCGTTGTAGCTGATGTGTCCTTCGGGGAAGAGCCCCACTACTTCGCCTGCATTTAGCGCCTCGCGGATGCTTTCGATCGCGCTTTTGCTCACGCCCGCTCCGATCGGAATGACGCGGAAAATTTTAAAAAACCACTTCAAATACCACAGATCGTAGTAGCTGCGATGCATCACGAAGCGCACTCCGCGCGGGCACGCAAGCTGCACCACCGCCCAATCGATCCAGCTGATGTGGTTTCCTAAAAGCAGTACGCCGCCTTTTTGTGGGATGTTTTCGACGCCGTCTACGTGGACCTGGTAGCCGAATTTCATAAACGGAATGAGTAAAATTCTAACGAAAAGCTGCGGCAGATATTTTGCGCCGAAGATCCCGCAGATAAGAACGTAAAGAGCAGCCATAACGAAAATTTCGCCGCTGGCGACTGCAAAATGCACCAAGATGATGGCGATGAGCAAAAATAGCACCATAAAGATATTTTGGATAAAATTTGAGCCTGCAAGCACCCGCCCCATGCGCTCGTCGGCGGTAAAAAACTGAATTACGGCGTTGAGCGGTACGATGAAAATTCCGCCGCTAAATCCGAAGAAAAACGATGCCGCACCGAGCCAAAATACCGAGTGCGTGTTGGCTAGCACCATTAGCGCGAGCGCAAGCCCGAATGCGCCGAACGGCACGATACCGAGCTCGATATGTTTTTTGCAGTAGCTGCCCGCAAAGATCGAGCCTAGCGCGATTCCGATCGCACTAAGCGCCAAGATCACCTGGATCACCATTACGTTGTCGCTGCCGCTAAGGCTCTTGTAGTGAGCGGGAAAGGTCGCGATCACGAGCTGTGAGACTGCCCAAAACATCGCAAGTCCCAGCGTACAGAGCAGGACGTTTTTGTCTTTTAGCACAAAATTTAAATTTTGCCTTAGATAGCGAAGTTTAAGATAGTCGTCTTTATTAAATTCCGCCTGTGGCTGCGCGGCGTCGAAGAATGGAATTTTATACGAGTAGTATGTTTCAAGCACGGAGCCCGCGACCAAAAGCACGCCGATGAACCAAACCGAGCTCATCAGCTCGCCCGCGTCGCTGCTGCGAGCTGCAAACAGCTCGAAAATTACCGAAAAAACAAGCGATGAAAGCAGAATCGCGATGATGGTAAGCGCCTGCACGAGGCCGTTTGCCGCGCCTAAATTTTTCGCGCCGACGATTTTTTTAATCAAGCCGTATTTAGCGGGCGAGTAGATCGCACTTTGCGCCGCAAGCAGGATCGTCATAAAAAATGCGAAATAAAACCATCCGCACAGATAACCTAGCGTAATGAGCGCGGTAAGCGCGACGCCGAGTTTCGCGCAGACCCGCGTAATGCGGGTGCGCGAGAATTTATCGTTGAGATAGCCGCTGGCGCTAAAAAGAAATATGTAAGGCAGCAAAATCAGCAAATTTACAAGCGATGTTAGAGCGATGAGAGCGCCTGAATCGGCGCTTTTGACAAGGACGTTTTGAATCGTGATCTTATGGCCCAGATCAACGCTTGCGTTGATAAACATAATCGCCAAAAACGGCAAAAATCCGTTGATTTTTAATAAAGATTTCACGGGCGCTCCTTTAAAAACGGGATTTTATCTCACGGAAGTTAACGGACGCAAATTTAAGGCGGCTTCGCTACAATTACGCAAAAATTAAAGGAAAAATATGAAAGTGCAAATCACAAATCGCGACGTCGATAATCTCAATAAATTTATGCTGCTTTACAGCAAAAAGGCGCGCAAGCAGCGCCTAGTCAGCACCTATGCCATACCATTTGAGTTTTTGCTCGTTGGCATCATCATCGACGGGCTTTTAAAAACGGCGCCGATTGCGAGTATATCGTCGGTTATTTTGGGTGCGGCGTGGCTTATTTTTTATCCGAAATTTTACCGCAGCATGCTAAGAAAGCATCTGGCTTCCGTCAAGCTCGCGCAAAACTCGAACATAGAGATGGAATTTATCGCGGGCGAGGATGAAATTTCATTTTCGAAGGGCGAGCCGCGCGCAAGCGAGAAATTTGCCGCGCGCTCACTAAATCGAATCGCTGCGGGCGGGGAGAATTTTTTCTTGGCGTTTGATCGCGGCTTTCATATCGTGCTTCCAAAAAACGCCGAAACGAACGCAGCGGTGCAGCATCTCGCAGATCTGCGCGGTTTGCAGATCGAGCCCGTGGATATGGACGTTGAAATTTAACTCAGGCGTAGCCTGCACCGCTAGCGTCGTCGGGGGATGGGTGGGGTTTTGGGGCGAGCAGAGCAATGCGGTGCTGCGGAGCAGCGCCACCCTCTGCGAGAGGTGTGACCTCGCAATTGGGGGCCCCTTCCCGCCCCAAGAAAAACATATCGCGGGCTAAAATTTAAACGGAATTTCATTTTGTAATAAATTTAAAATTTCTCTATGTAGAATTTGCCTCTAGAATTTGGGGCGTGGCAGCGTTTTCTCTTAAGGGGGAAGGGGCGCTACTAGCTCTGCTTCGCTGCGCTCGCAAGAAACGCCGCCAGGCTAAGCCTTGCGTCGCTACGCTCGTTTTGCGAGAGTGCTCCCCTTCCCCCTTAAAATCCCCCAACCTCTGGCACGCTCAAGGGGCGAGCTACGCTCGCGCTAATTTTAAACTGCGGCTGGCGGCGTAAAATTTTGGCTAAAATTTTGCGTTCAGCTCGCCGTTACGCCTCGCACATCTCCTCTGCTAGGCGCTTTTTATAGGCGTATCTAAAATAAGATGACAAAGCTGGCGGCCATATTAGCGCTAAACCTATCGCTAACACCACGCTAGCCCAGCGCAAGAGTACCGAAAATATTTCTGCATAGTTTGCCGTATTGATATCAAACCATGCCACTGGCATGAAGTTTTGGATTGCGATTAAATATATAAGAGCACTTGTTAGCATGGCGGGTAGAAAATAATTCAAGACATTTAATTTTTGGTAGTTTATATCCGCGGTAAGATAGCCTACCACACACGCAATAAAAATAAATGAGTATAAAGTAGCGCGCAATATTGCTAGGCGTTGTAACCCGAGAGCTTGATTGCTGGCGTTGTCATCGTTTGTGTTTTGATTATTTTTGTTTGAGTACCCTGCAGCAAAAGCAAAATGTGCGCCTGTCGCCACAAAGCAAACACATTGCGTAAAATCGTAAAGTAGACAAATAGAAAACCATTCCAATATATCTAAATCATGGTAGTCTTGAAGCTTCTCACTTACCAGATAAAGCCCTGATATTCTTACTACACAAAACATTGCCGCGAGTAAAATCGGATG contains:
- a CDS encoding DUF2325 domain-containing protein, whose product is MNVLVIGADEITPIKAVLKDLGASNIEHWDARNENRVNRKPIPQDTECVVMLTSFLNHNTMKKIKGEVKKRKIPLVCAKRSVSCVFCEYCKVFNLNQEFGCRPCEDD
- a CDS encoding acyl-[ACP]--phospholipid O-acyltransferase, translating into MKSLLKINGFLPFLAIMFINASVDLGHKITIQNVLVKSADSGALIALTSLVNLLILLPYIFLFSASGYLNDKFSRTRITRVCAKLGVALTALITLGYLCGWFYFAFFMTILLAAQSAIYSPAKYGLIKKIVGAKNLGAANGLVQALTIIAILLSSLVFSVIFELFAARSSDAGELMSSVWFIGVLLVAGSVLETYYSYKIPFFDAAQPQAEFNKDDYLKLRYLRQNLNFVLKDKNVLLCTLGLAMFWAVSQLVIATFPAHYKSLSGSDNVMVIQVILALSAIGIALGSIFAGSYCKKHIELGIVPFGAFGLALALMVLANTHSVFWLGAASFFFGFSGGIFIVPLNAVIQFFTADERMGRVLAGSNFIQNIFMVLFLLIAIILVHFAVASGEIFVMAALYVLICGIFGAKYLPQLFVRILLIPFMKFGYQVHVDGVENIPQKGGVLLLGNHISWIDWAVVQLACPRGVRFVMHRSYYDLWYLKWFFKIFRVIPIGAGVSKSAIESIREALNAGEVVGLFPEGHISYNGRIDEFQGGFELAAHDTNSVIVPFYIRGLWGSTFSRASEHYKRTISQSGKNALRVSFGAPIEANSKAHEVKRAVTELSFFSWGKYLASLKPLAYNWLNQAKRSPFKRVAVDSTGVSFTNLAMMSAVLILRKRLKSRISSEENVGIILPSSVIASAVNLTLFAMGKTSVNLNYTLSEENLIYCADKANIRTIISSRKFVEKLKSKGFELDSSIGDRLVYLEDLSEGVSKNERIACALKSLLMPKILFRALYFKPHAIDDVATILFSSGSEGKPKGVVLTHKNIMANVRQISELINANEHDAILASLPIFHCFGLTVTTLFPLNDGILSIHVPDPTDAFSVGKMSAKYGATIMFGTSTFFRLYTKNKRLNPLMLASIRLAIAGAEKLNENVRKEFKIKFGIEIYEGYGTTETAPVVSVNTPNVLEPDFFKELHFNREKSVGLPLAGTVIKITDPTSLQPLPNGQEGLILIGGHQVMKEYYDEPAKTAEAIAQINGVRYYKSGDIGYIDDDGFLFITDRLSRFAKIGGEMISLGAVESAVGEILGESAIYSCVNLKDEKKGEKIALLYVGEVSEDEISRRLKDSALAPIMQPSVVKKVEQIPVLGSGKVNLKAVKDLAIELGL
- the fldA gene encoding flavodoxin FldA; this translates as MVGIIFGSSMGNTEDAAKLISEKLGIENELKNVADIAPADLNKYTALIIGSSTWNDGELQDDWAGFDFSALDVAGKTVAIFGMGDSSSYSDAYCNAMRELYDNFKKAGANIVGAVPTDGYEFDESKAVVDGKFVGLALDNDNQSDLTESRIEAWVAQIAPSFK
- a CDS encoding aspartate/glutamate racemase family protein, which encodes MKKIGLIGGMSYESTITYYDGINRKINERLGGLSSGEILLSSLNFDEIERCQRDNEWGRAGEILARHARVLQGGGADYIFLCTNTMHKCYEAIKAAISVPFVHIADATLSELRKRGVQKVGLLGTIYTMTQDFYKQRLIEGGVEVLVPNVDEMEAVNEVIFDELCFGKILPHSKEKFLQIIEGLRARGAQGVILGCTEIGLLVSQADTAAQLFDTTQIHIDAAVSLALSE